The Schistocerca americana isolate TAMUIC-IGC-003095 chromosome 5, iqSchAmer2.1, whole genome shotgun sequence genome includes a window with the following:
- the LOC124616308 gene encoding uncharacterized protein LOC124616308: MRYSDILTEELLLCAVAARIGSENFTVEEKSVKVASEDVIGFTCAHIRIFVTARVEGNCENNSRRVQFHFFAKVMPNFPLLDDRKSYTVQVFQREADFFSKILPKLQRGVTCTCECYVANRQVLVMDDLSVLGFRTMDSRQLFDYEHCETILRTLAYFHATSIIYEEKQGSRGYIQQKWSTEIDQDFELSKVDSLIDGWMVAGVEVIATLAEQVWPGEEGADIGRRIRGKRREICHRFLKLRKPSAVHRNVVCHGDFWASNVMVKYDASGRPESARLIDFQLVRYAPPVFDVMTILLLSTDQDFRDRHLHSLQQVYFSTLSAQIANDGLDAERCYTLTEFIESWHDMAADLSIIAAILQPQVLMDSRRLRLLMANRESYDRFLYIDRRREVLEEFSADAFYRARVTEAVKEFVILSYEWIHGETTKNS, translated from the coding sequence ATGCGGTACTCAGACATCTTGACAGAGGAGTTACTTCTCTGCGCTGTTGCGGCGCGCATCGGTTCGGAAAACTTTACAGTGGAAGAGAAAAGTGTGAAAGTTGCCAGTGAGGATGTGATAGGTTTTACGTGTGCGCACATTCGTATTTTTGTAACAGCAAGAGTTGAAGGGAACTGTGAGAATAATAGCAGGCGAGTGCAGTTTCATTTCTTCGCCAAAGTTATGCCAAATTTTCCGCTGTTGGATGACAGGAAGAGTTATACAGTGCAAGTGTTCCAGCGGGAAGCTGATTTCTTTTCAAAAATCCTGCCAAAACTGCAACGAGGTGTTACGTGCACTTGTGAATGTTACGTGGCCAATCGCCAAGTTTTGGTAATGGACGACTTGTCGGTCCTTGGTTTCAGGACCATGGATTCGAGGCAGCTCTTCGACTACGAGCATTGCGAGACGATTCTGAGAACACTAGCCTACTTCCACGCAACTTCCATAATTTACGAAGAGAAGCAGGGTTCGCGTGGCTACATCCAGCAGAAATGGTCCACCGAAATCGACCAGGATTTTGAACTTTCGAAGGTAGACAGTCTGATAGACGGCTGGATGGTGGCCGGTGTTGAAGTTATTGCAACACTCGCCGAGCAAGTCTGGCCAGGTGAAGAGGGTGCTGACATCGGTAGACGCATAAGAGGAAAACGCCGGGAAATCTGCCACCGTTTTCTCAAGCTGAGGAAGCCGTCCGCAGTGCACCGGAACGTGGTGTGCCACGGCGACTTCTGGGCCAGTAACGTGATGGTCAAGTACGACGCCAGCGGCAGGCCGGAGTCTGCCAGGCTGATCGACTTCCAGCTGGTGCGGTACGCGCCGCCAGTCTTCGACGTGATGACCATCCTCCTGCTGAGCACGGATCAGGACTTCCGGGACCGCCACCTACACTCACTCCAGCAGGTGTATTTTTCGACGCTCTCCGCACAGATCGCAAATGACGGGCTGGACGCCGAGCGGTGTTATACTCTTACGGAGTTCATTGAGAGCTGGCACGACATGGCTGCAGACCTCAGTATTATCGCTGCTATTCTCCAACCACAAGTACTGATGGACAGCCGTCGGCTGCGGCTGCTAATGGCCAATAGAGAATCGTACGATCGCTTTCTGTACATCGACCGGAGGAGAGAGGTGCTCGAGGAATTCTCCGCGGACGCTTTCTACAGAGCGAGAGTCACTGAAGCTGTCAAAGAGTTCGTTATTCTCAGTTATGAGTGGATTCATGGCGAAACTACAAAAAATTCGTGA